In one Halosimplex halophilum genomic region, the following are encoded:
- a CDS encoding transcription initiation factor IIB, whose translation MSDSRLRTQRTDAQETETNDERTGESCPECSGQLVVDDERGETVCESCGLVVETDEIDRGPEWRAFDSKEKDEKSRVGAPTTNMMHDKGLSTNIDWRDQDAYGNSLSSNQRQKMQRLRKWNERFRTRDSKERNLKQALGEIDRMASALGLPENVRETASVIYRRALDENLLPGRSIEGVSTAAVYAAARQAGVPRSLDEINEVSRVEKSEIARTYRYVIRELGLEVQPADPESYVPRFASSLELSDEAEHRARKLLQNAKEQGVHSGKSPVGLAAAAVYAAALLTNEKTTQAAVSEVADISEVTIRNRYHELLEAEQGLPAV comes from the coding sequence ATGAGCGACTCCAGACTCAGAACCCAGCGAACAGACGCACAGGAGACCGAGACGAACGACGAGCGGACCGGCGAGTCCTGCCCGGAGTGTTCCGGCCAGCTCGTGGTAGACGACGAGCGCGGCGAGACGGTCTGCGAGAGCTGCGGCCTGGTCGTCGAGACCGACGAGATCGACCGCGGGCCCGAGTGGCGCGCGTTCGACTCCAAGGAGAAAGACGAGAAGTCCCGCGTCGGCGCGCCGACGACGAACATGATGCACGACAAGGGCCTCTCGACGAACATCGACTGGCGCGACCAGGACGCCTACGGCAACTCGCTGTCGTCGAACCAGCGCCAGAAGATGCAGCGCCTGCGCAAGTGGAACGAGCGATTCAGGACTCGGGACTCCAAGGAGCGCAACCTCAAGCAGGCGCTCGGCGAGATCGACCGCATGGCCTCGGCGCTCGGACTGCCCGAGAACGTCCGGGAGACCGCGTCGGTCATCTACCGCCGCGCGCTCGACGAGAATCTCCTGCCGGGCCGCTCCATCGAGGGCGTCTCGACGGCGGCCGTCTACGCCGCCGCGCGGCAGGCCGGCGTCCCGCGCAGCCTCGACGAGATCAACGAGGTCTCCCGCGTCGAGAAGTCCGAGATCGCCCGCACCTACCGCTACGTCATCCGCGAACTCGGCCTGGAGGTCCAGCCCGCCGACCCCGAGAGCTACGTGCCCCGCTTCGCCTCCTCGCTGGAACTGTCCGACGAGGCCGAGCACCGCGCGCGCAAGCTCCTCCAGAACGCCAAGGAACAGGGCGTCCACTCCGGGAAGTCCCCCGTGGGCCTCGCGGCCGCCGCGGTGTACGCCGCCGCCCTGCTCACGAACGAGAAGACGACCCAGGCCGCCGTCTCCGAGGTCGCCGACATCTCCGAGGTGACCATCCGGAACCGGTACCACGAACTGCTCGAGGCCGAGCAGGGCCTCCCCGCGGTCTGA
- a CDS encoding AI-2E family transporter: MPVDSERSGWVTEQRGLTALALASALLALFVLVPYLQFVLFGVVLAYILYPIQRRAERFVRPTFAALGVVIATLLVVLLPLVWVLSLAVRQSFEVVAAIRQGDIDLAMVERILADNGLAVDLVAVYEANQGRIAAAIRQVTTGAVDLVGSLPGLFIGLTITLFVLFALLRDGEGLLAWIEWVLPVEDDTLAELRAGLDDLMWASVVGNVAVAAIQAVMLGVGLLVAGVPAIVFLTVATFVLTLLPLVGAFGVWIPASVYLAATGRPTAGAALAVYGLFVTFSDSYLRPALIGQTAAFNSAIVIVGIFGGLVVFGAVGLFVGPVVLGGAKLTLDAFARERTGTAPEAPAEPAPVDPEPDSDSDDPDADPG, from the coding sequence ATGCCAGTCGATTCCGAGCGGTCGGGATGGGTCACCGAGCAGCGGGGACTGACCGCCCTCGCGCTGGCGAGCGCGCTCCTCGCCCTGTTCGTGCTCGTCCCGTACCTCCAGTTCGTGCTGTTCGGCGTCGTCCTCGCGTACATCCTCTACCCGATCCAGCGCCGGGCCGAGCGGTTCGTCCGGCCGACGTTCGCGGCGCTCGGCGTCGTCATCGCGACGCTGCTGGTCGTGTTGCTCCCGCTGGTCTGGGTGCTGTCGCTCGCCGTCCGGCAGTCGTTCGAGGTCGTCGCCGCCATCAGACAGGGCGACATCGACCTCGCGATGGTCGAACGGATCCTGGCCGACAACGGCCTCGCCGTCGACCTCGTCGCCGTCTACGAGGCCAACCAGGGGCGCATCGCGGCGGCCATCCGGCAGGTCACGACGGGCGCGGTCGACCTCGTCGGGAGCCTCCCGGGACTGTTCATCGGGCTGACCATCACGCTATTCGTGCTGTTCGCGTTGCTCCGGGACGGCGAGGGGCTGCTCGCGTGGATCGAGTGGGTGTTGCCCGTCGAGGACGACACCCTGGCGGAACTGCGCGCGGGACTGGACGACCTGATGTGGGCGTCGGTGGTCGGCAACGTCGCCGTCGCGGCCATCCAGGCGGTGATGCTGGGCGTCGGCCTGCTCGTCGCGGGCGTCCCGGCTATCGTCTTTCTCACCGTGGCGACGTTCGTGCTGACGCTGCTCCCGCTGGTGGGCGCGTTCGGCGTCTGGATCCCCGCGTCGGTCTACCTCGCGGCCACCGGCCGGCCCACCGCCGGCGCGGCGCTGGCCGTCTACGGCCTGTTCGTCACCTTCTCGGACTCGTACCTGCGGCCGGCGCTGATCGGCCAGACCGCCGCGTTCAACTCCGCCATCGTCATCGTCGGCATCTTCGGCGGGCTCGTCGTCTTCGGCGCGGTCGGCCTGTTCGTCGGTCCCGTGGTCCTGGGCGGCGCGAAGCTCACCCTCGACGCCTTCGCCCGGGAGCGCACCGGGACCGCGCCCGAGGCCCCGGCCGAACCAGCGCCCGTCGACCCCGAGCCCGACTCCGACTCGGACGACCCGGACGCCGACCCCGGGTGA
- the yjjX gene encoding inosine/xanthosine triphosphatase, with protein MTRVAVGSENPVKVGATERVAGEVFEEVDVAAVAVDSGVAEQPRGRTETVTGAENRAARALEADPEADYGVGIEGGVAELAERPGLYLVMWAAVSDGDALERGGGPALRLPDAIAERVRSGEELGPVLDDLLDTEGLSERAGAAGVLTGEAIDRESALAHAVAGAFGPFATDLY; from the coding sequence ATGACACGCGTCGCGGTCGGCAGCGAGAACCCGGTGAAGGTCGGGGCGACCGAGCGAGTGGCGGGCGAGGTGTTCGAGGAGGTCGACGTGGCGGCCGTCGCCGTCGACTCCGGCGTGGCCGAGCAACCCCGAGGCCGAACCGAGACGGTGACCGGCGCGGAGAACCGCGCGGCGCGCGCGCTGGAGGCCGACCCGGAGGCCGACTACGGCGTCGGGATCGAGGGCGGCGTCGCGGAGCTAGCCGAGCGACCCGGCCTCTATCTGGTCATGTGGGCCGCGGTCTCGGACGGCGACGCCCTCGAACGCGGCGGCGGCCCCGCGCTGCGGCTCCCCGACGCCATCGCCGAGCGCGTCCGCTCGGGGGAGGAACTCGGCCCGGTGCTCGACGACCTGCTCGACACGGAAGGACTGAGCGAACGGGCCGGCGCGGCGGGCGTGCTCACGGGCGAGGCCATCGACCGCGAGTCGGCGCTGGCCCACGCGGTCGCGGGCGCGTTCGGGCCGTTCGCGACCGACCTGTACTGA
- a CDS encoding methyl-accepting chemotaxis protein → MASDSGDLGTEALDARSEAGDMTVDELGTAIDELLRASESVSQSSQQISDLANEQSENMREVAGEVSNLSATVEEVASSASQVRQVSTEARDLADDGRELADDAIDAMESVDEANTEVSDDVEQLRDRIDEIDEIVEVINDIADQTNMLALNASIEAARAGEAGEGFAVVADEVKSLAEESQQNATEIEQLVSNIKSDTESTVESIEHANEQVEEGIEQVDDTVDVLREIDAAVEEAAQGAQEVASATDEQAASTEEVASMVDSTAESAEEVAGEIERIAAANEEQTAQINEIQNLIDDLQR, encoded by the coding sequence ATGGCTTCCGATTCCGGTGACCTCGGCACCGAGGCACTCGACGCCCGCTCCGAGGCAGGGGACATGACAGTCGACGAACTGGGGACCGCTATCGACGAGCTGTTGCGGGCCTCCGAGAGCGTCTCCCAGAGCTCCCAGCAGATCAGCGACCTCGCCAACGAACAGTCCGAGAACATGCGCGAGGTCGCCGGCGAGGTGTCCAACCTCAGCGCGACCGTCGAGGAGGTCGCCTCCAGCGCGAGCCAGGTCCGGCAGGTCAGCACCGAGGCCCGCGACCTGGCCGACGACGGCCGCGAACTGGCCGACGACGCCATCGACGCCATGGAGTCCGTCGACGAGGCCAACACCGAGGTCTCCGACGACGTCGAGCAACTGCGCGACCGCATCGACGAGATCGACGAGATCGTCGAGGTGATCAACGACATCGCCGACCAGACGAACATGCTCGCGCTGAACGCCTCCATCGAGGCCGCCCGCGCCGGCGAGGCCGGCGAGGGGTTCGCCGTCGTCGCCGACGAGGTCAAGAGCCTCGCCGAGGAGTCCCAGCAGAACGCCACGGAGATCGAGCAGCTCGTCTCGAACATCAAGAGCGACACCGAGAGCACCGTCGAGAGCATCGAGCACGCCAACGAGCAGGTCGAGGAGGGCATCGAGCAGGTCGACGACACCGTCGACGTGCTCCGGGAGATCGACGCCGCCGTCGAGGAGGCCGCCCAGGGCGCCCAGGAGGTCGCCAGCGCCACCGACGAGCAGGCCGCCTCCACCGAGGAGGTCGCCTCGATGGTCGACTCCACCGCCGAGAGCGCCGAGGAGGTCGCCGGCGAGATCGAGCGCATCGCCGCCGCCAACGAGGAGCAGACGGCCCAGATCAACGAGATCCAGAACCTCATCGACGACCTCCAGCGGTAG
- a CDS encoding ABC transporter ATP-binding protein: MSDEHGGFEGVRENLDGNPMWQLLGYAKPYWVRLTAGVLASFLTRFARLVPPIVVGAAIDRVIRGSGDPGLLTTVGLLPGGTIEGEAARMALLQRLVVIAALAYLVRSVFRFVSRYLLQSTAQKVQRDLRNDTYDHLQHLSMGFFADHQTGGMMSILNSDINRLEAFLNTEFRQMIRVAATVGGISFVLYFYYSQKLALIALAPVPVIGVASYVFLSRIEPRYKSIRETVARLNTRLENNLSGAAVIKAFDRYEFEHDRVAAQSETYHDEKVDALRIRRGFFAALRLVTGVVFVVALFVAGSDIIVDRPGALSAGAVAVFFLYLRRLYSPMRRVGKSANKYQLAKSSAERVFGLLGQEPTVTDPEDPYVPDSVDGAVEFDDVTFAYDEEPVVRDVDLDIDAGDTVGLAGPTGAGKSTLLKLVPRFHDPDEGVVRVDGRDVREYGLQALRDHVAVVEQQPYLFSGTVAENVAYGDRETLDGEAAGDESARERVREAARAAEAHEFITDLPEGYDTQIGERGIKLSGGQRQRVAIARALLNDPEVIIFDEATSDVDTETEERIQESLDRLVEDRTAFVIAHRLSTIRDADRIVVMDDGRVVERGTHDELLAERGDYADLWHAQADEGAVSADDRGVPSTD, encoded by the coding sequence ATGAGCGACGAACACGGGGGGTTCGAGGGGGTCAGGGAGAACCTCGACGGGAACCCGATGTGGCAGCTGCTGGGGTACGCGAAGCCGTACTGGGTCCGGCTGACCGCCGGCGTCCTCGCCTCCTTTCTGACGCGGTTCGCGCGGCTCGTCCCGCCGATCGTCGTCGGGGCTGCCATCGACCGCGTCATCCGCGGCTCCGGCGATCCCGGCCTCCTGACGACGGTCGGGTTACTCCCCGGCGGAACCATCGAGGGCGAAGCCGCGCGGATGGCCCTGCTCCAGCGGCTGGTCGTCATCGCGGCGCTCGCCTATCTGGTCCGGTCGGTGTTCCGATTCGTCTCGAGGTACCTCCTCCAGTCCACGGCGCAGAAAGTTCAGCGCGACCTGCGTAACGACACGTACGACCACCTGCAACACCTCTCGATGGGCTTCTTCGCCGACCACCAGACCGGCGGGATGATGTCCATCCTCAACAGCGACATCAACCGGCTGGAGGCGTTCCTCAACACGGAGTTCCGGCAGATGATTCGCGTGGCCGCCACCGTCGGCGGGATCTCGTTCGTCCTCTACTTCTACTACTCGCAGAAGCTCGCGCTGATCGCGCTCGCGCCGGTCCCGGTCATCGGCGTCGCGAGCTACGTCTTCCTCAGCCGGATCGAACCCCGATACAAGTCGATCCGCGAGACGGTCGCCCGACTCAACACTCGACTCGAGAACAACCTGAGCGGCGCCGCGGTGATCAAGGCCTTCGACCGCTACGAGTTCGAACACGACCGCGTCGCCGCCCAGAGCGAGACCTATCACGACGAGAAGGTCGACGCCCTGCGCATCCGGCGGGGCTTTTTCGCGGCGCTCCGACTCGTCACCGGCGTCGTCTTCGTCGTCGCCCTGTTCGTCGCCGGCAGCGACATCATCGTCGACCGCCCCGGTGCGCTCTCGGCCGGAGCCGTCGCCGTCTTCTTCCTCTACCTGCGGCGGCTCTACTCCCCGATGCGCCGCGTCGGCAAATCGGCCAACAAGTACCAGCTCGCCAAGTCCAGCGCCGAGCGCGTGTTCGGTCTCCTCGGCCAGGAACCGACGGTGACGGACCCGGAGGACCCGTACGTCCCCGACTCGGTCGACGGCGCGGTCGAGTTCGACGACGTGACCTTCGCCTACGACGAGGAGCCGGTCGTCCGCGACGTGGACCTCGACATCGACGCGGGGGACACGGTCGGGCTCGCCGGCCCGACGGGCGCCGGCAAGTCGACGCTGCTGAAGCTCGTCCCGCGGTTCCACGACCCCGACGAGGGGGTCGTCCGCGTGGACGGCCGGGACGTGCGGGAGTACGGCCTGCAGGCGCTGCGCGACCACGTCGCCGTCGTCGAACAGCAGCCGTACCTCTTCTCGGGCACCGTCGCCGAGAACGTCGCCTACGGCGACCGCGAGACCCTCGACGGCGAGGCGGCCGGCGACGAGTCGGCCCGCGAGCGGGTCCGCGAGGCCGCCCGCGCGGCCGAGGCTCACGAGTTCATCACGGACCTGCCGGAGGGGTACGACACCCAGATCGGCGAGCGGGGGATCAAGCTCTCGGGCGGCCAGCGCCAGCGGGTCGCCATCGCCCGCGCCCTGCTGAACGACCCGGAGGTCATCATCTTCGACGAGGCGACCAGCGACGTCGACACCGAGACCGAGGAGCGCATCCAGGAGAGCCTCGACCGCCTCGTCGAGGACCGGACCGCCTTCGTCATCGCCCACCGCCTCTCGACCATCCGCGACGCCGACCGCATCGTCGTGATGGACGACGGGCGTGTCGTCGAGCGGGGCACCCACGACGAACTGCTCGCCGAGCGCGGCGACTACGCCGACCTCTGGCACGCCCAGGCCGACGAGGGCGCCGTCAGCGCCGACGACCGGGGGGTCCCATCAACGGACTAA
- a CDS encoding type I 3-dehydroquinate dehydratase, with translation MHIDFSSFVLAAATADLSDEPAAREHADAVEFRMDFASDPLDSLAAYDGELPLIATNRPEWEGGEAPDDEARIDALEVAAEHEAVGAVDVELAALEEGDAAGVVDHARDHGAAVIVSTHDFEGTPHRDALRETLAEASRWGDVAKLAVTAEGAGDVLDLLGATWAATTAGETVATMAMGEAGRHSRAVAPLYGSRIGYAPVDPADATAPGQYDLATLSGLVERLAGP, from the coding sequence ATGCACATCGACTTCTCGTCGTTCGTCCTCGCGGCCGCGACGGCGGACCTGTCGGACGAGCCCGCCGCGCGCGAGCACGCGGACGCCGTCGAGTTCCGCATGGACTTCGCGAGCGACCCGCTCGATTCGCTGGCGGCCTACGACGGCGAACTGCCGCTGATCGCGACCAACCGCCCGGAGTGGGAGGGCGGCGAAGCGCCCGACGACGAGGCCCGGATCGACGCGCTCGAAGTCGCCGCCGAGCACGAGGCGGTCGGCGCCGTCGACGTGGAACTCGCCGCGCTGGAAGAGGGTGACGCCGCCGGCGTGGTCGACCACGCCCGCGACCACGGGGCGGCGGTGATCGTCTCGACGCACGACTTCGAGGGGACGCCCCACCGCGACGCCCTCCGGGAGACGCTCGCCGAGGCGAGCCGCTGGGGCGACGTGGCGAAGCTGGCGGTGACCGCCGAGGGGGCCGGCGACGTGCTGGACCTGCTGGGCGCGACCTGGGCGGCGACAACCGCCGGCGAGACGGTGGCGACGATGGCGATGGGCGAGGCCGGCCGCCACTCGCGGGCGGTCGCGCCGCTGTACGGCTCGCGGATCGGCTACGCGCCGGTCGACCCCGCCGACGCGACCGCCCCCGGCCAGTACGACCTGGCGACGCTCTCGGGGCTCGTCG
- a CDS encoding radical SAM protein translates to MTTDPATLSVTIVDGYVDEPAHFGVPPYISTYPRYTAGALVDAGVPREQITYHTIDDLRDDNGRWADVADADLMIYVGGMTVPGKYVGGTPAEPDEVRRLTWEADGTTLLGGPIRFGVGEENKGAEETERDDLDYDFVAKGDVEAAAHDLVREGLEGFSDRMRDNEEIRRWAREGAFVVEQHPNHPDYLIAELETSRGCAYRCSFCTEPLYGDPAFRTADSVVDEVDALSDHGVRDFRLGRQADILAFGGDGEAPNPDALRDLYGGIREVAPDLRTLHLDNMNPVTITDYPEKSREGIRIIAEHNTPGDTAAFGLESADPVVQEENNLLVSAEECLEAVRVVNEEAGWRPGGDRESAPNFGADASRRLPKLLPGINLVHGLEGERSETFEHNKRFLRDLLDEGLMVRRINIRQVMAFEGTEMSETGAEIARDHKQQFKRYKREVREEIDNAMLRRVAPPGTVLPDVHLEYHQDGKTFGRQLGTYALLVAIPGERELGRTVDVAVTDHGYRSVTGVPYPLDLNAASMDELTAVPGIGRSTAGDVVVNRPYDSLDAVEADIDLGRFATVDGEPPAPVPGLGDREGRVGTADWTETPEADD, encoded by the coding sequence ATGACCACCGACCCCGCGACGCTCTCCGTGACCATCGTCGACGGGTACGTCGACGAGCCGGCGCACTTCGGCGTGCCGCCCTATATCTCGACGTACCCGCGCTACACCGCGGGGGCGCTCGTCGACGCCGGCGTGCCGCGCGAGCAAATCACGTACCACACCATCGACGACCTGCGCGACGACAACGGCCGCTGGGCCGACGTGGCCGACGCCGACCTCATGATCTACGTCGGCGGCATGACCGTCCCCGGCAAGTACGTCGGCGGTACCCCCGCCGAACCCGACGAGGTCCGGCGACTCACCTGGGAGGCCGACGGGACGACCCTGCTGGGCGGCCCCATCCGCTTCGGCGTCGGCGAGGAGAACAAGGGCGCCGAGGAGACCGAACGCGACGACCTCGACTACGACTTCGTCGCGAAGGGCGACGTGGAGGCCGCCGCCCACGACCTGGTCCGCGAGGGGCTGGAGGGGTTCTCCGACCGGATGCGGGACAACGAGGAGATCCGCCGGTGGGCCCGCGAGGGCGCGTTCGTCGTCGAGCAACACCCCAACCACCCCGACTACCTCATCGCCGAGCTGGAGACCTCCCGTGGCTGTGCCTACCGGTGTTCCTTTTGCACGGAGCCGCTGTACGGCGACCCCGCGTTCCGCACCGCCGACTCCGTCGTCGACGAGGTCGACGCCCTCTCGGACCACGGCGTCCGGGACTTCCGGCTGGGCCGCCAGGCCGACATCCTCGCCTTCGGCGGCGACGGCGAGGCGCCCAACCCCGACGCGCTCCGGGACCTCTACGGCGGGATCCGCGAGGTCGCGCCCGACCTGCGGACGCTGCACCTCGACAACATGAACCCGGTGACGATCACGGACTACCCCGAGAAATCGCGGGAGGGGATCCGGATCATCGCCGAGCACAACACGCCCGGCGACACCGCCGCGTTCGGCCTGGAGTCGGCCGACCCGGTGGTCCAGGAGGAGAACAACCTGCTCGTATCCGCGGAGGAGTGTCTCGAAGCGGTCCGCGTCGTCAACGAGGAGGCGGGCTGGCGGCCGGGCGGCGACCGCGAGTCGGCGCCGAACTTCGGGGCCGACGCCTCGCGGCGCCTGCCGAAGCTCCTGCCGGGGATCAACCTCGTCCACGGCCTGGAGGGCGAGCGCTCGGAGACGTTCGAGCACAACAAGCGGTTCCTCCGGGACCTGCTGGACGAGGGGCTGATGGTCCGCCGTATCAACATCCGGCAGGTGATGGCCTTCGAGGGGACGGAAATGAGCGAGACGGGCGCGGAGATCGCCCGCGACCACAAACAGCAGTTCAAGCGGTACAAGCGCGAGGTCCGCGAGGAGATCGACAACGCGATGCTCCGGCGGGTCGCGCCGCCCGGGACGGTGCTGCCCGACGTGCACCTGGAGTACCACCAGGACGGCAAGACGTTCGGTCGGCAACTCGGCACCTACGCGCTGCTGGTGGCGATCCCCGGCGAACGGGAGCTCGGGCGGACGGTCGACGTGGCGGTCACCGACCACGGCTACCGCTCGGTGACCGGCGTCCCCTACCCGCTCGACCTGAACGCGGCCTCGATGGACGAGCTGACGGCGGTCCCGGGGATCGGGCGGTCGACCGCGGGCGACGTGGTCGTGAACCGGCCCTACGACTCGCTTGACGCCGTCGAGGCCGACATCGACCTCGGACGGTTCGCGACGGTCGACGGCGAACCACCGGCGCCGGTGCCCGGGCTCGGCGACCGCGAGGGACGGGTCGGAACCGCGGACTGGACGGAGACACCCGAAGCGGACGACTGA
- a CDS encoding flippase-like domain-containing protein: MSDVEVSVVLPAYNEEATIERTVEVTLETLASFLPAGTFEVIVAEDGCDDRTPQIASRMADEDDRVRHIHSDERLGRGGALEYAFERADGKTLVYFDTDLATDMKHLEELVESVRSGEYDVATGSRWMPENQADRPTKRAVSSLGYNTLVRLFLRSDLQDHQCGFKAISRETFDALRSEVEDEHWFWDTEVLVLAQRRGYGVREFPVDWEPKGDTKVDLVRDVFGMGSQILRTWWQLSVSPRISRRVSMAAGSVLVMLALVVAVSVVFDLGAVVDAMSGADPRWVLASGVVYLLSWPLRGLRYRDILDRLGYPSDTWFMTGAIFISQTGNLVFPARLGDGVRAYVVKARRDVPYPSGFASLAIERVFDLLAITVLGGSVLVGLVLTGGTDQIVAAIAAEVPPVTVGGETIDPGAAARTALRVAAAVGAAAVLAVTAILVSARLEGEYVHRAVTAVSSDSYADYVAGVIEQFVGDVQAVVSDRGAFLRVGVGSLVIWVVDVLTALVVFAAFPGEATSLSPALVATAFFAVSVGNLAKVLPLSPGGIGLYEGAFTLIVFGLTNVAAPVAFAISIVDHVVKNAVTILGGLVSMAWLNVSLTTAVEESREAGEVEAAAATED, translated from the coding sequence ATGAGTGACGTCGAGGTGAGCGTCGTCCTCCCGGCCTACAACGAGGAGGCCACCATCGAGCGGACGGTGGAGGTCACGCTGGAGACGCTCGCCTCGTTTCTCCCCGCCGGTACCTTCGAGGTGATCGTCGCCGAGGACGGCTGCGACGACCGCACGCCCCAGATCGCCTCGCGGATGGCGGACGAGGACGACCGGGTCCGACACATCCACAGCGACGAGCGCCTCGGCCGGGGCGGCGCGCTGGAGTACGCCTTCGAGCGGGCCGACGGCAAGACGCTGGTCTACTTCGACACGGACCTCGCGACGGACATGAAACACCTGGAGGAGCTGGTCGAGAGCGTCCGCTCCGGGGAGTACGACGTGGCGACCGGCTCGCGGTGGATGCCCGAGAACCAGGCCGACCGCCCGACCAAGCGGGCCGTCTCCAGCCTCGGGTACAACACGCTCGTCCGCCTGTTCCTCCGGTCGGACCTGCAGGACCACCAGTGCGGGTTCAAGGCGATCTCGCGGGAGACCTTCGACGCGTTGCGGAGCGAGGTGGAGGACGAACACTGGTTCTGGGACACCGAGGTACTGGTGCTGGCCCAGCGGCGCGGGTACGGGGTCAGGGAGTTCCCCGTCGACTGGGAGCCCAAGGGCGACACGAAGGTCGACCTCGTCCGGGACGTGTTCGGCATGGGCAGCCAGATCCTCCGGACGTGGTGGCAGCTGTCGGTGAGCCCGCGGATCTCACGGCGGGTGAGCATGGCCGCGGGGTCCGTGCTGGTGATGCTCGCGCTGGTGGTCGCGGTGAGCGTCGTCTTCGACCTGGGGGCGGTCGTCGACGCGATGAGCGGCGCGGACCCGCGGTGGGTCCTCGCCTCGGGCGTCGTCTACCTGCTGTCGTGGCCGCTGCGGGGGCTGCGCTACCGGGACATCCTCGACCGGCTGGGCTACCCCAGCGACACGTGGTTCATGACGGGCGCGATCTTCATCAGCCAGACGGGCAACCTCGTCTTCCCGGCGCGGCTGGGCGACGGCGTCCGCGCCTACGTCGTGAAGGCGAGGCGGGACGTGCCCTACCCCAGCGGGTTCGCGTCGCTGGCCATCGAACGGGTGTTCGACCTGCTCGCGATCACGGTCCTCGGCGGGAGCGTCCTCGTCGGCCTGGTCCTGACCGGTGGGACCGACCAGATCGTCGCGGCTATCGCGGCGGAGGTCCCGCCGGTCACGGTCGGCGGCGAGACCATCGACCCCGGCGCGGCCGCCCGGACCGCCCTCCGGGTCGCCGCGGCCGTCGGCGCCGCCGCGGTCCTCGCGGTGACGGCCATCCTGGTCAGCGCCCGCCTGGAGGGCGAGTACGTCCACCGGGCGGTCACGGCGGTCAGCAGCGACTCCTACGCCGACTACGTCGCCGGCGTCATCGAGCAGTTCGTCGGCGACGTGCAGGCCGTGGTCAGCGACCGCGGCGCCTTCCTGCGGGTCGGCGTCGGCAGCCTCGTCATCTGGGTCGTCGACGTGCTGACGGCGCTGGTCGTCTTCGCGGCGTTCCCGGGCGAGGCCACGTCGCTGTCCCCCGCCCTGGTCGCCACCGCCTTCTTCGCCGTCAGCGTCGGCAACCTCGCGAAGGTCCTCCCCCTCTCGCCCGGGGGGATCGGCCTCTACGAGGGGGCGTTCACGCTCATCGTCTTCGGGCTGACGAACGTGGCCGCGCCCGTCGCCTTCGCCATCTCCATCGTCGACCACGTCGTCAAGAACGCCGTCACGATCCTCGGCGGCCTCGTCTCGATGGCCTGGCTGAACGTCTCGCTGACCACCGCCGTCGAGGAGAGCCGCGAGGCGGGCGAGGTCGAGGCCGCCGCGGCGACCGAGGACTGA